A window of Sphingobacterium kitahiroshimense genomic DNA:
ATATTGTCCATAATTTAAAAAGTATTGATGCCATTAACAGTTGTATATTTGAAGCTTAGTTTTTGATCTGGATACACATATTTAAAAGCACTTTGAGCCATTAATGCCGCTTCATGATATCCACATAAAATTAACTTTAATTTACCTGGATAGGTATTGATATCTCCTATAGCATAAATGCGTTCTACATTTGTCGAATAATCAACTGTGTTTACTACGATAGCACTCTTGTCAATATTTAAGCCCCAGTCCGCAATAGGTCCTAATTTTGGGGTTAGCCCAAATAGCGGTATAAAATAATCCGCTTCCATTTTGACTTCTTCTTTTTGTTTATTGACTGCAATCACATGCGATAAGCTATCTGAGCCATGTACATCTGCTAGGTTGTGGGACAGTAAGAGGTTGATAGCCCCTTTTTGAGCTAGATGATAAACCTTTTCTGCAGAATCTGGTGCTCCTCTGAAAGAGTCACTTCTATGAATTAAAGTAACTTCCTTTGCAATATCGGCTAAGTAAATCGTCCAGTCTAGAGCAGAGTCGCCACCACCCGCGATGATGATCTTCTTGTCACGATACGTTTCTGGATTTCTGACCATGTAATCAACACCTTTTCTTTCATACTTAACTAAATTGGCCA
This region includes:
- a CDS encoding NAD(P)/FAD-dependent oxidoreductase — protein: MITTDICIIGAGPVGLFAVFEAGLLKMRCHLIDVLPQVGGQLSEIYPHKPIYDIPGYPTIRAQELIDNQMKQIEPFNPTFTLGERVEGLERQEDGSYVVVSSEGTRIQCQVVVIAGGLGCFEPRKPELANLVKYERKGVDYMVRNPETYRDKKIIIAGGGDSALDWTIYLADIAKEVTLIHRSDSFRGAPDSAEKVYHLAQKGAINLLLSHNLADVHGSDSLSHVIAVNKQKEEVKMEADYFIPLFGLTPKLGPIADWGLNIDKSAIVVNTVDYSTNVERIYAIGDINTYPGKLKLILCGYHEAALMAQSAFKYVYPDQKLSFKYTTVNGINTF